The following coding sequences are from one Kwoniella dendrophila CBS 6074 chromosome 8, complete sequence window:
- a CDS encoding proteasome subunit beta type-5: MNSVLTQLQPHQSRLEEYDELEHTDAAAWGSMAGFGNLSRTGGVQGMSVPRVSDPTAFLDLHTDNMSSNPEAKIKIAHGTTTLAFKFQGGVIVAVDSRATAGSYVASGTVKKVIEINKFLLGTMAGGAADCQYWETYLGMQCRLYELRNKERISVAAASKILSNIVYQYKGMGLSMGTMVCGWDKTGPQIFYVDDDGQRLKGNLFSVGSGSTFAYGVLDQGYRWDLTDEEAQELGRRSIIAAGHRDAYSGNTCNLYHVKQEGWDFIGNYDVNELWYEYENKKKADREIATASAAAAASPMAVEQ, encoded by the exons atgaACTCGGTCTTAACGCAATTACAACCACATCAATCTCGATTAGaggaatatgatgaattggaaCATACAGATGCTGCTGCTTGGGGAAGTATGGCAGGTTTCggtaatttatcaagaacAGGTGGTGTACAAGGAATGAGTGTACCTAGAGTATCTGAT CCAACAGCATTTTTAGATTTGCATACAGATAACATGTCATCTAATCCAGAAGCTAAAATTAAGATAGCACATGGTACAACAACATTAGCATTCAAATTTCAAGGTGGTGTGATTGTAGCTGTAGATTCAAGAGCTACAGCAGGTAGTTATGTGG CCTCTGGAACAGTAAAAAAAGTTAttgaaatcaataaattcttACTTGGTACTATGGCTGGTGGTGCTGCTGATTGTCAATATTG GGAAACATATCTCGGTATGCAATGTCGATTATACGAATTACgaaataaagaaagaatctCCGTAGCTGCTGCATCAAAAATATTGTCAAATATCGTATATCAATATAAAGGTATGGGTTTGAgtatg GGTACCATGGTTTGTGGATGGGATAAAACCGGACCTCAAATCTTTTAcgtagatgatgatggacaaAGATTAAAAGGAAACTTGTTCTCAGTTGGTTCAGGTAGTACTTTCGCATATGGTGTACTTGATCAA GGATACCGATGGGATTTGACAGATGAAGAGGCACAAGAGTTAGgcagaagatcaatcattgCAGCAGGTCACAGAGATGCTTATTCAGGTAACACATGTAATTTGTATCACGTAAAACAAGAAGGTTGGGACTTCATTG GTAATTACGATGTTAACGAATTATGGTATGAATAtgagaacaagaagaaggcaGATAGAGAAATTGCTACAGCTTCTGCTGCTGCAGCAGCTTCACCGATGGCTGTAGAACAATAG